One region of Tamandua tetradactyla isolate mTamTet1 chromosome 6, mTamTet1.pri, whole genome shotgun sequence genomic DNA includes:
- the HIC1 gene encoding hypermethylated in cancer 1 protein isoform X1 has translation MTFPEADILFKSGDCAGQTMLDTMEAPGHSRQLLLRLNNQRTKGFLCDVIIVVQNALFRAHKNVLAASSAYLKSLVVHDNLLNLDHDMVSPAVFRLVLDFIYTGRLADGAEAASAAAVAPGTEPSLGAVLAAASYLQIPDLVALCKKRLKRHGKYCHLPGGGGGGGGYAPYGRPGRGLRAATPVIQACYSSPAGPPPPPAAEPPSGPEAAVNTHCAELYASGPGPAAALCAPERRCSPLCGLDLSKKSPPGSAAPERPPGERDLPPHPDSPPGAGPAAYKEPPLALPPLPPLPFQKLEEASAPPDPFRGGGGSPGSEPPGRPDGPSLLYRWMKHEPGLGSYGDELGRERGSPGERCDERGGDAVASPGGPPLGLAPPPRYPGSLDGPGAGGDGDDYKSSSEETGSSEDPSPPGGHLEGYPCPHLAYGEPESFGDNLYVCIPCGKGFPSSEQLNAHVEAHVEEEEALYGRAEAAEVAAGAAGLGPPFGGGGDKGAGAPGGLGELLRPYRCASCDKSYKDPATLRQHEKTHWLTRPYPCTICGKKFTQRGTMTRHMRSHLGLKPFACDACGMRFTRQYRLTEHMRIHSGEKPYECQVCGGKFAQQRNLISHMKMHAVGGAAGAAGALAGLGALPVVPGPDGKGKLDFPEGVFAVARLTAEQLSLKQQDKAAAAELLAQTTHFLHDPKVALESLYPLAKFTAELGLSPDKAAEVLSQGAHLAAGPDGRTIDRFSPT, from the exons ATGACTTTTCCTGAAGCGGAcattctcttcaaatctg GAGACTGTGCTGGGCAGACGATGCTGGACACGATGGAGGCGCCCGGCCACTCGAGGCAGCTGCTGCTGCGGCTCAACAACCAGCGCACCAAGGGCTTCTTGTGCGACGTGATCATCGTGGTGCAGAACGCCCTCTTCCGCGCGCACAAGAATGTGCTCGCGGCCAGCAGCGCCTACCTCAAGTCCCTGGTGGTGCATGACAACCTGCTCAACCTGGACCATGACATGGTGAGCCCCGCTGTGTTCCGCCTGGTGCTGGACTTCATCTACACCGGCCGCCTCGCCGACGGTGCAGAGGCTGCGTCAGCCGCGGCCGTGGCACCGGGGACCGAACCAAGTCTGGGTGCCGTCCTGGCCGCCGCCAGTTACCTGCAGATCCCCGACCTCGTGGCTCTGTGCAAGAAGCGCCTCAAGCGCCACGGCAAGTATTGCCACCTgccgggaggcggcggcggcggcggtggctaCGCGCCCTACGGAAGGCCCGGCCGGGGCCTGCGCGCAGCCACGCCGGTCATCCAGGCCTGCTACTCGTCCCCGGCCGGGCCTCCGCCACCGCCCGCCGCCGAGCCGCCGTCGGGCCCCGAGGCCGCGGTGAACACGCACTGCGCGGAACTGTATGCCTCGGGTCCCGGCCCGGCGGCAGCGCTCTGCGCCCCGGAGCGCCGCTGCTCCCCGTTGTGCGGCCTGGACCTGTCCAAGAAGAGCCCACCGGGCTCCGCGGCCCCTGAACGGCCACCGGGTGAGCGCGACCTGCCTCCGCATCCCGATAGTCCTCCCGGCGCGGGTCCCGCCGCCTACAAGGAGCCGCCGCTCGCCCTGCCGCCGCTACCGCCGCTGCCCTTCCAGAAGTTGGAGGAAGCCTCAGCACCCCCGGACCCGTttcgcggcggcggcggcagcccAGGATCGGAGCCCCCCGGCCGCCCAGATGGGCCCAGCCTCCTCTACCGCTGGATGAAGCATGAGCCAGGACTGGGCAGCTACGGTGATGAGCTGGGCAGGGAGCGCGGCTCCCCCGGCGAGCGCTGCGACGAGCGCGGTGGGGACGCGGTTGCCTCGCCGGGGGGACCCCCGCTCGGCCTGGCGCCGCCTCCGCGCTACCCCGGCAGCCTGGACGGGCCGGGTGCGGGAGGCGACGGTGATGACTACAAGAGCAGCAGCGAGGAGACTGGCAGCAGCGAGGACCCCAGCCCGCCCGGCGGCCATCTCGAGGGCTACCCATGCCCACACCTGGCCTACGGCGAACCGGAGAGCTTTGGTGACAACCTGTACGTGTGCATCCCATGTGGCAAGGGCTTTCCCAGCTCCGAGCAGCTGAACGCACACGTCGAGGCGCacgtggaggaggaggaggcgctCTATGGCAGGGCCGAGGCGGCCGAGGTGGCTGCTGGGGCTGCGGGCCTCGGGCCTCCTTTTGGCGGCGGTGGGGACAAGGGCGCTGGGGCGCCGGGCGGCCTGGGAGAGCTGCTGCGGCCGTACCGCTGCGCATCATGCGACAAGAGTTACAAGGACCCGGCCACGCTGCGGCAGCATGAGAAGACGCACTGGCTGACCCGGCCCTATCCGTGCACCATCTGCGGGAAGAAGTTCACGCAGCGCGGGACCATGACGCGTCACATGCGCAGTCACCTGGGCCTCAAGCCCTTCGCGTGCGACGCGTGCGGCATGCGTTTCACGCGCCAGTACCGCCTCACCGAACATATGCGCATCCACTCGGGCGAGAAGCCCTATGAGTGCCAGGTGTGTGGCGGCAAGTTCGCTCAGCAACGCAACCTCATCAGCCACATGAAGATGCATGCGGTGGGTGGGGCAGCTGGCGCAGCCGGGGCTCTGGCAGGCCTGGGGGCGTTGCCCGTTGTCCCCGGCCCCGATGGCAAGGGCAAGCTTGACTTCCCCGAGGGCGTCTTTGCTGTGGCCCGCCTGACGGCTGAACAGCTGAGCCTGAAACAACAGGACAAGGCTGCCGCGGCCGAGCTGTTGGCACAGACCACGCACTTCCTGCACGACCCCAAGGTGGCGCTCGAGAGCCTCTACCCGCTGGCCAAGTTCACCGCCGAGCTGGGCCTCAGCCCGGACAAGGCGGCTGAGGTGCTGAGCCAGGGCGCACATCTGGCCGCCGGGCCCGACGGCCGGACCATCGACCGTTTCTCCCCCACTTAG
- the HIC1 gene encoding hypermethylated in cancer 1 protein isoform X2, which produces MLDTMEAPGHSRQLLLRLNNQRTKGFLCDVIIVVQNALFRAHKNVLAASSAYLKSLVVHDNLLNLDHDMVSPAVFRLVLDFIYTGRLADGAEAASAAAVAPGTEPSLGAVLAAASYLQIPDLVALCKKRLKRHGKYCHLPGGGGGGGGYAPYGRPGRGLRAATPVIQACYSSPAGPPPPPAAEPPSGPEAAVNTHCAELYASGPGPAAALCAPERRCSPLCGLDLSKKSPPGSAAPERPPGERDLPPHPDSPPGAGPAAYKEPPLALPPLPPLPFQKLEEASAPPDPFRGGGGSPGSEPPGRPDGPSLLYRWMKHEPGLGSYGDELGRERGSPGERCDERGGDAVASPGGPPLGLAPPPRYPGSLDGPGAGGDGDDYKSSSEETGSSEDPSPPGGHLEGYPCPHLAYGEPESFGDNLYVCIPCGKGFPSSEQLNAHVEAHVEEEEALYGRAEAAEVAAGAAGLGPPFGGGGDKGAGAPGGLGELLRPYRCASCDKSYKDPATLRQHEKTHWLTRPYPCTICGKKFTQRGTMTRHMRSHLGLKPFACDACGMRFTRQYRLTEHMRIHSGEKPYECQVCGGKFAQQRNLISHMKMHAVGGAAGAAGALAGLGALPVVPGPDGKGKLDFPEGVFAVARLTAEQLSLKQQDKAAAAELLAQTTHFLHDPKVALESLYPLAKFTAELGLSPDKAAEVLSQGAHLAAGPDGRTIDRFSPT; this is translated from the coding sequence ATGCTGGACACGATGGAGGCGCCCGGCCACTCGAGGCAGCTGCTGCTGCGGCTCAACAACCAGCGCACCAAGGGCTTCTTGTGCGACGTGATCATCGTGGTGCAGAACGCCCTCTTCCGCGCGCACAAGAATGTGCTCGCGGCCAGCAGCGCCTACCTCAAGTCCCTGGTGGTGCATGACAACCTGCTCAACCTGGACCATGACATGGTGAGCCCCGCTGTGTTCCGCCTGGTGCTGGACTTCATCTACACCGGCCGCCTCGCCGACGGTGCAGAGGCTGCGTCAGCCGCGGCCGTGGCACCGGGGACCGAACCAAGTCTGGGTGCCGTCCTGGCCGCCGCCAGTTACCTGCAGATCCCCGACCTCGTGGCTCTGTGCAAGAAGCGCCTCAAGCGCCACGGCAAGTATTGCCACCTgccgggaggcggcggcggcggcggtggctaCGCGCCCTACGGAAGGCCCGGCCGGGGCCTGCGCGCAGCCACGCCGGTCATCCAGGCCTGCTACTCGTCCCCGGCCGGGCCTCCGCCACCGCCCGCCGCCGAGCCGCCGTCGGGCCCCGAGGCCGCGGTGAACACGCACTGCGCGGAACTGTATGCCTCGGGTCCCGGCCCGGCGGCAGCGCTCTGCGCCCCGGAGCGCCGCTGCTCCCCGTTGTGCGGCCTGGACCTGTCCAAGAAGAGCCCACCGGGCTCCGCGGCCCCTGAACGGCCACCGGGTGAGCGCGACCTGCCTCCGCATCCCGATAGTCCTCCCGGCGCGGGTCCCGCCGCCTACAAGGAGCCGCCGCTCGCCCTGCCGCCGCTACCGCCGCTGCCCTTCCAGAAGTTGGAGGAAGCCTCAGCACCCCCGGACCCGTttcgcggcggcggcggcagcccAGGATCGGAGCCCCCCGGCCGCCCAGATGGGCCCAGCCTCCTCTACCGCTGGATGAAGCATGAGCCAGGACTGGGCAGCTACGGTGATGAGCTGGGCAGGGAGCGCGGCTCCCCCGGCGAGCGCTGCGACGAGCGCGGTGGGGACGCGGTTGCCTCGCCGGGGGGACCCCCGCTCGGCCTGGCGCCGCCTCCGCGCTACCCCGGCAGCCTGGACGGGCCGGGTGCGGGAGGCGACGGTGATGACTACAAGAGCAGCAGCGAGGAGACTGGCAGCAGCGAGGACCCCAGCCCGCCCGGCGGCCATCTCGAGGGCTACCCATGCCCACACCTGGCCTACGGCGAACCGGAGAGCTTTGGTGACAACCTGTACGTGTGCATCCCATGTGGCAAGGGCTTTCCCAGCTCCGAGCAGCTGAACGCACACGTCGAGGCGCacgtggaggaggaggaggcgctCTATGGCAGGGCCGAGGCGGCCGAGGTGGCTGCTGGGGCTGCGGGCCTCGGGCCTCCTTTTGGCGGCGGTGGGGACAAGGGCGCTGGGGCGCCGGGCGGCCTGGGAGAGCTGCTGCGGCCGTACCGCTGCGCATCATGCGACAAGAGTTACAAGGACCCGGCCACGCTGCGGCAGCATGAGAAGACGCACTGGCTGACCCGGCCCTATCCGTGCACCATCTGCGGGAAGAAGTTCACGCAGCGCGGGACCATGACGCGTCACATGCGCAGTCACCTGGGCCTCAAGCCCTTCGCGTGCGACGCGTGCGGCATGCGTTTCACGCGCCAGTACCGCCTCACCGAACATATGCGCATCCACTCGGGCGAGAAGCCCTATGAGTGCCAGGTGTGTGGCGGCAAGTTCGCTCAGCAACGCAACCTCATCAGCCACATGAAGATGCATGCGGTGGGTGGGGCAGCTGGCGCAGCCGGGGCTCTGGCAGGCCTGGGGGCGTTGCCCGTTGTCCCCGGCCCCGATGGCAAGGGCAAGCTTGACTTCCCCGAGGGCGTCTTTGCTGTGGCCCGCCTGACGGCTGAACAGCTGAGCCTGAAACAACAGGACAAGGCTGCCGCGGCCGAGCTGTTGGCACAGACCACGCACTTCCTGCACGACCCCAAGGTGGCGCTCGAGAGCCTCTACCCGCTGGCCAAGTTCACCGCCGAGCTGGGCCTCAGCCCGGACAAGGCGGCTGAGGTGCTGAGCCAGGGCGCACATCTGGCCGCCGGGCCCGACGGCCGGACCATCGACCGTTTCTCCCCCACTTAG